Proteins encoded in a region of the Onychostoma macrolepis isolate SWU-2019 chromosome 20, ASM1243209v1, whole genome shotgun sequence genome:
- the stx11b.2 gene encoding syntaxin-11b.2, with product MRDRLGHLQAVSLSNGTAADHETAQALSPSENTDYVDPPQDPSTNPDMEAVFDEAQEARRQIQYIRLEVKRLRERNSHIFTGTVCSSASNTCDSNAIAADIKTRGQEMLVHLRKMDSHRKELEGKYGVNSPVTRIARTQYASLSNSFRDAMVEYNDAEMSHRESCKAYIQRQMEIVGREVTGDQIEEMLESGQWNIFSENMVSEGKTAQSALIQIESRHTELLQLERRIQSLHEVFLDVAMLVEEQNSMIDYIHTNVQSTEMEVRDVLVKLERAKRHDRSNPFKKMFFRKR from the coding sequence ATGAGGGACAGACTTGGACATCTCCAGGCAGTATCACTGTCTAATGGCACTGCAGCAGACCATGAAACTGCCCAAGCTCTCTCTccatcagaaaacacagactATGTTGACCCTCCTCAGGACCCCAGCACCAACCCTGACATGGAAGCTGTCTTTGATGAGGCACAGGAGGCTCGCCGTCAGATTCAGTACATCCGCCTGGAAGTTAAGCGTCTCAGGGAGCGAAACTCGCATATTTTTACAGGCACAGTCTGCTCTAGTGCTTCTAATACCTGTGACTCTAATGCTATTGCAGCTGACATCAAAACTCGTGGACAGGAGATGCTCGTGCACCTTCGCAAGATGGATTCCCACAGGAAAGAGTTAGAGGGAAAGTATGGCGTCAATTCACCGGTGACGAGAATCGCCCGAACACAGTACGCCAGCTTAAGCAACAGTTTCCGTGATGCCATGGTGGAGTACAATGACGCTGAGATGAGCCATAGGGAGTCCTGCAAGGCGTATATTCAACGGCAGATGGAGATTGTGGGCCGAGAGGTCACAGGTGACCAGATCGAAGAGATGTTGGAGAGCGGTCAGTGGAACATCTTCAGTGAGAACATGGTTTCAGAAGGTAAAACGGCACAGTCTGCACTCATCCAGATCGAGAGCCGACATACGGAACTGCTACAGTTGGAGAGACGCATTCAGAGCCTTCATGAGGTTTTTCTGGATGTGGCCATGTTAGTAGAAGAGCAGAATTCAATGATAGACTACATTCACACCAATGTTCAGTCAACTGAGATGGAGGTCAGGGACGTCCTTGTGAAGCTGGAGCGAGCCAAGAGACATGATAGGAGCAATCCGTTTAAGAAAATGTTCTTCCGGAAACGATGA
- the stx11b.1 gene encoding syntaxin-11b.1, which translates to MRDRLDHLQTISESKTQLEEVKSDSFSNVDLEEDFSQQAIIFDNSDEMDTVLDEAQDTRREIQLIRLEVKRLRDQNTRILSEPTRTTHVKHDANVIVGNIKTRGQDVLARLQKMDAHAKELEEENGINSAVARIARTQYATLSNSFRDAMTEYNDAEMDHKESCKRHIQRQMEIVGREVTGDQIEEMLENGQWNIFNDNVMSEGKTARSALNQIESRHRDLLDLESRLQSLHEVFMDVAMLVEEQGPMTDYILNNVQKTDAMLGEVLIKLGQAKRHDSNNPFKKMFCGCFPCAKT; encoded by the coding sequence ATGAGGGACAGAttggatcatcttcagaccatttCAGAGTCTAAAACCCAGCTAGAGGAGGTGAAATCAGACTCCTTCAGCAATGTGGACCTGGAGGAGGATTTCAGCCAACAGGCAATCATTTTTGACAACAGTGATGAGATGGACACTGTGCTCGATGAGGCTCAAGACACTAGACGTGAGATTCAGCTCATCCGCCTGGAGGTGAAGCGTCTCAGGGACCAAAACACACGCATACTTAGCGAACCGACTCGTACAACTCACGTAAAGCATGATGCCAATGTCATCGTAGGAAACATCAAGACCCGTGGACAGGACGTTCTGGCACGTCTACAAAAAATGGACGCCCACGCCAAAGAGCTTGAAGAGGAGAATGGCATCAACTCAGCTGTGGCGAGAATCGCCCGAACACAGTACGCCACCCTAAGCAACAGCTTCCGAGATGCAATGACAGAGTACAATGATGCTGAGATGGATCACAAAGAATCGTGCAAGCGTCATATTCAAAGGCAAATGGAGATTGTGGGCCGAGAGGTGACAGGTGACCAGATTGAGGAGATGCTGGAGAATGGTCAGTGGAACATCTTCAACGATAACGTCATGTCAGAAGGGAAGACGGCTCGTTCAGCGCTCAACCAGATTGAGAGCCGACATCGCGACCTGCTGGATTTAGAAAGCCGACTCCAGAGCCTTCATGAAGTGTTCATGGATGTGGCTATGCTTGTAGAGGAACAAGGACCCATGACAGACTACATCTTAAACAATGTTCAGAAAACAGATGCTATGCTTGGTGAAGTCCTTATCAAACTGGGACAGGCCAAGAGACATGACAGTAACAACCCATTCAAGAAAATGTTCTGTGGATGCTTTCCATGCGCTAAAACTTGA
- the si:dkey-25e12.3 gene encoding adenosine 5'-monophosphoramidase HINT3 isoform X1 — protein MAGEKCASDDKQDSSEDCREETCIFCKIANRDDPSTEILAEDEDIVCFQDIDPGAPHHYLVIPKKHIHSCLSLQTDDINLAVKKMAYMGRDVLKAKNVTNLEDISLGFHVPPYITVPHLHLHVLAPFSQLFRWAIGKHTSFWYLTEEKLIQKLTENKKEKRKGHVTVACRH, from the exons ATGGCTGGAGAAAAGTGTGCCTCTGATGATAAGCAGGATTCTTCTGAAGACTGCAGGGAAGAGACttgtattttctgtaaaatCGCAAACAGAGACGATCCATCCACTGAGATATTGGCGGAA gaTGAGGACATTGTTTGTTTCCAAGACATTGATCCAGGTGCACCTCATCACTACCTGGTTATACCAAAGAAACATATCCATAGCTGTTTGTCACTCCAAACAGATGATATAAATCTTG CAGTGAAGAAGATGGCATATATGGGAAGAGATGTACTGAAAGCCAAGAATGTCACAAATTTGGAAGACATCAG TCTAGGTTTCCATGTGCCTCCATATATCACTGTCCCCCACCTGCACCTCCATGTTCTAGCACCTTTTAGTCAGCTGTTTAGATGGGCGATAGGCAAGCACACTTCCTTCTGGTACCTCACT gAGGAGAAGCTGATTCAGAAACTGACGgagaataaaaaagaaaaaaggaaagggCATGTAACAGTTGCATGCCGCCATTAG
- the si:dkey-25e12.3 gene encoding adenosine 5'-monophosphoramidase HINT3 isoform X2, which yields MAGEKCASDDKQDSSEDCREETCIFCKIANRDDPSTEILAEDEDIVCFQDIDPGAPHHYLVIPKKHIHSCLSLQTDDINLVKKMAYMGRDVLKAKNVTNLEDISLGFHVPPYITVPHLHLHVLAPFSQLFRWAIGKHTSFWYLTEEKLIQKLTENKKEKRKGHVTVACRH from the exons ATGGCTGGAGAAAAGTGTGCCTCTGATGATAAGCAGGATTCTTCTGAAGACTGCAGGGAAGAGACttgtattttctgtaaaatCGCAAACAGAGACGATCCATCCACTGAGATATTGGCGGAA gaTGAGGACATTGTTTGTTTCCAAGACATTGATCCAGGTGCACCTCATCACTACCTGGTTATACCAAAGAAACATATCCATAGCTGTTTGTCACTCCAAACAGATGATATAAATCTTG TGAAGAAGATGGCATATATGGGAAGAGATGTACTGAAAGCCAAGAATGTCACAAATTTGGAAGACATCAG TCTAGGTTTCCATGTGCCTCCATATATCACTGTCCCCCACCTGCACCTCCATGTTCTAGCACCTTTTAGTCAGCTGTTTAGATGGGCGATAGGCAAGCACACTTCCTTCTGGTACCTCACT gAGGAGAAGCTGATTCAGAAACTGACGgagaataaaaaagaaaaaaggaaagggCATGTAACAGTTGCATGCCGCCATTAG